TTTGAGGGTACAGTCCAACCCTACCTCTTTACCTGGGGCTCAAGCAAAGAAATTGTTAGTCTGGCCGTTGGAGGCACACATGTCTCAGTGGCACCCATGACAACCAGGAATCATTGCCTGCCAGGAGTTTCCGTTAGAAATAtttactgtaaaaaaagaaaaaaggaaaaaaaaaaaaagaaatatttactgtttaGGGTGGAATTGAGGATCTAATCCCCTCGATTTGACCTTGCAGAAGAGGCTTCTCAAGGGGGAAAATTCTCTTTCACATCTTTGATGTCACTGGTATGCTTGTCGAGTGCACTAGGGGAGGCAGCGGCTACCTACAcacctcccccactcccagcacAGCAGACCCACCAGGCTCAAGGATGGGAATATTGAGGATACTGGAGGAATAATGAGCAATATTGATAGGAATGATGGACATTCAAGAGTCTGTCAGGAATGGCTAAAcgtttttccttctgttttctgctGAGCTAAGATATGTGTGGATGATGCTATTCAAGCTACCAAGATGCCAACCTTTCAGGATGGGGGGCTGGGGTACCTTTGCCCCTCAGCATTGAAGCAGTCCTGGCTGGGTCCCTTTCTCATCTCCTGACGTGCACAGAGCGCCCCCTTGGGGTGAAGGATACGTATGACGGTGCAGGAAGGGGCTGAGGAAGCCAGTCTGGagcttcctcagggaagcctcaGCTTCCAGAGGGTTCCAGGATCCAGGAGGGGAGGCAAGGGCCTGGCCAGCCAGTTGAGGGCGGAGCCTACAAGGGAGTGCCTAGCCCGGAAGGGAGGGCAAAGGGCTATGTTGTCCGCCTGCCCCACCCCACTGACAAGAGTCCCAGTCACCAGGCCACCCTCTCTGTCTGGGGCCCTAGAGGGGTAAGTGTCCCGAAACCCACCTTGTCTCTTTCCTGCGGCTTGGGTAAGAATTCTTTCCTCCCTGAGGGTCCAAACACCCTGTCCTCTCTGTTTACCCTTGTGCCAGGCAGAGGCCACACCTGCCACCCCCTCAGCATGGCACAGTCTTCAGTCTTCCTGCTCTACCTTCGGAGGCCCATGAGATGGGTACTGGGAGGGCAGGAATGGAACTTTCCAGACCTTCCCCTCCTGACATTAATATCAGAACCAAGGCAAGGACAGAAGGGCCCAGAGGCGGGACACCTCATCCAGACAAGCTCTAGATCCCTGCTCCCTTCTCTTGTCGCCCTACAACAGAACCCAGAATTCCAAGTTGCTGGAGCACTGGGGGACATCCAGACAGAGCCCTCACTGGACCAGGTCCTCCAGGAGCGGGATGAAGCCATTGCCAAGTGAGAGACAGAtgcctggggggggtggggggtggaggggaggggtgttGGGAGGGCAGTGGGTGGCTCACCCTCAGGGCTCTGTCCTACTACAGGAAAGGAGGTGAGAAGTCAGGTATTCCTGCAAGGAAAGCACTCACCCTGTCCCAAGGCAGGGGCTGTGGCTACACTTGcctccccccccaaccctggggcccagagcagaTGTGCAGGGTTCCAGTCTCAGGTTGCTCTTCCCACCACCTGCAGGAAGCAGGCAATGGAGGCTGAGCTGGACTCATGCAGAGCCAAGTTGCAAGCTGTGGAGGCCCAGCTGCTGGAGGTCctggaggagaaactgaggctgaggcaGGAGGTGGAAGCCTGGGAGGTAGTGTGGGAATGCCAGCCGGGCCTGGGAGGCATGGGAAGAGGAGCACAGGGTTGGCCCTGAACCTGTTCTCCTGCCCCCAGGAGGACATGCATCAAATGGTGAGGCAGCGGGTCGAGAGTCAGCTGCAGAGAGAGTCCCAGTGCACTCTGGGTGCCCCCGTGAACCCCCAAACTGCCAGGGCCCTGCAGGTCCGATTCCCCCTGGGTCGGTGGGGACGCTGGCGGTAACAGAGCTCAGCCCAGGAGCTTGGGAGCAATGTCTTTATTCATTAAAAGCTTGAGATCTAAACACCTCTGTATCCTCACGCTCTCTCAGTGCCTGCCTGAGTCCTTTTGTGCAGAAACACGGAGCAGGCTGCAGGGCCCGGAAACCTGGAGTTTCCTCTTCTTGCCAGCAATTCTTATGCCAGGAAGCCTCGGATGGCAGCCACAAAGTCCTGTGGGCAGTCAGCATGGATCCAGTGGCCAGCATTGGGCACAGTCTGCATCTGGGCTTGAGGGAAGAGCCGCCTAATCTCGGCATGGTGGCTGGGGCTGTCCATCGAAGAGAAGGCCACCCAGAAGGGGTCAAAGTGGGaagatggggaaagagagaagtagaagAGAGCAGGGAAAAGAGAGCTACATAAGCCCACATGCCCAGTGGTGTTTTGAACTCTCAGGCACTGCCTGCCTGCATGCAAGCCCTCCCCAAGCAGGAGCCCCAGGCTGGGGCCTGGGTAAGTAAGGCATGCCCCTCCTGCCACCACCAGTAAAACTGGCTTACTGCACATATTGAGAGTTTCCACCCAGGAGGAAGAGGGTTGGTCCAAGGTAAGATTCTTGTCGTGGTGGGAAAGCCAAGATCTTGTCCACATGTTGAGCCAGTGCCTCCAAGTTCACCCTCCACACGAAGCGCCCATCCACCTCCACCAGGTTGGTGAGCAGGAACTGACGCTCAGCCATGTcctgttggggggaggggggtgtccaGCCATTGGGGGAGGGGAGTCTCTATATGAGGTCTGGGGCCATCACTCTTCCCCTGACAGGTCCCAGCCCACGGCAGAACCCAGGGCCTGGGTGTGTTACTTGGATAACAGTGCTGAGCTGCTCATCGGCCAGTTTTCGGGCAGAGGAGCGGGACACCTCATCTGGGATGTCTACGGCCCTCATGGCTGCCATGTAGGATGGGAAGTCCGAGCTGGATGTGGTCTCCACTGGGCTGATGTCCACGGCAATCAGGCGTTCCACCAACTCTGGCTGGGTGGGAGAACCAGACTTAGGACTGGCCTTAGGGCAGGCACACTGGGTCTCATGCATAGTTCCCAGATCTTGAATTTGGCCATCAGAGGCTCAACCGAGTCCCAGGTTGCCTGTTGGGCACTCAGGGTATACGCTGGGTGGGAGGAAAACCCGTATAGGGACAGCTTACCCTCTGGAGTGCCAGCAGCATGGCTGTCTTGCCTCCCATGCTGTGGCCAATGAGGACGCAGGGCACTAGGCCCAGCTGGGGCAGGAGGTCCTGCAGGTCCTGGCTCATGGCCTCGTAGCTCATTTCTGGGCTGTGGGGGCTGTCACCATGGTTCCGAGCATCCACTGTAAGCACCTGCAGAGTGCAGTGAGGGTGGGCAGAGCTGGCACCCACATTCAGGGCACAGACAGCCTAAGGCATGACATTTGCGCAGGCTGAGGGGAGTAGAGAGCCTGGAGAAAGATCCTGAAGCGGAAGAAGAGACCCAATGGTGAGGGGGCCCAGTTCTCAGACCTAGGAGACCAAATAAAGAACATGGAGTCACTCAGCTAGAGAAGGCCCAAGGAGTGTGGCCCTGTCTCTAAAGGTTTGGCCTGGTTGAGTGAACACCCAGAGTAAGCAGGTGCCAAGAATTTCCAACAGTTGGAGCACAGAAGGATGGACTACTGTAAAAGGTGGTAAGCCCCCTGTCATCCCGGGTGAACGAACAGGGGCTGGCCCCCTTAACCGAAAAGCTATTGGCGTTTAGGCATTGGACGGCTGAGCCTTATGATGAGGACATCTAAGCTCAGCGTGGAGCACACACGTGGAGGTCTATAACACGAATGAAGGACAGGATAGATGCAAGcctgagagaatgaatgaagtcCACCCAGAGTCACGGTGCGCCGGTACTCCTGGGCAGGTGGCCtgcaggaagggcagagaagcGGGCCCCGCCTCGGTCTCCCCCTCGTCCCGCCCAGCCAGGCCCCACCTCCTGCGGGACCCCGCCTCTCCCGGAAGCTCACTCTCCGGCCCGTCTGCTGGGCCAGGGCCTTGGCGATGGAGTTGAAGTTGGTTTTGGAGCCGAAGAGCCCGTGCAGAAACACGAGGGCCGGGCGAGCCGCCTCTCCGTCCAGAAGCTTGTAGGAAAGCAGCACCGACCTGGCGAGAGGAGCAAGGATGGAGGAGGGGGTCCGAGCGGGCTGGGGCCCGGGCTTAGGGGCGCGacctgggcgggggcgggcgcaAGCGGAGGAGGCGGGGCCATCCCGGCCGGACTGAACGGGGAGGAGCGATGGACGGTCTCCCACATGGCGCCCTTGACTGACCTCGGCTCGGCGCCGCTTCGGCCGCTGCTGCTGTGTGCGACGGGCACCCCGGAGAAGCTGAGGTTGCATGGGCCGAGCGCCCTGACGGGGAGCCTCCAAGCGCGGGCCCAGCGGAGCATGTCGGGCGCTAGCTACCTGCGCTAGCTACCGGCGCGCGCCTAGTCCAGCCCCCTCGCCCCGCCTCCCGCCTTCTCTCGGAGCCCCGCCCGGTTCCGGCtgcagctcctccctctgccccgcccacTACCGCGAATTCCCCGCTCCCGCTTTCGTTTCCTTACGTAATCCCAGAGTACAGTCTGTTCTCCGAGCTCCGCCCCTTGCGTTATTACGTAATCCGG
This genomic window from Canis aureus isolate CA01 chromosome 8, VMU_Caureus_v.1.0, whole genome shotgun sequence contains:
- the ABHD11 gene encoding sn-1-specific diacylglycerol lipase ABHD11 isoform X1, with product MLRWARAWRLPVRALGPCNLSFSGVPVAHSSSGRSGAEPRSVLLSYKLLDGEAARPALVFLHGLFGSKTNFNSIAKALAQQTGRRVLTVDARNHGDSPHSPEMSYEAMSQDLQDLLPQLGLVPCVLIGHSMGGKTAMLLALQRPELVERLIAVDISPVETTSSSDFPSYMAAMRAVDIPDEVSRSSARKLADEQLSTVIQDMAERQFLLTNLVEVDGRFVWRVNLEALAQHVDKILAFPPRQESYLGPTLFLLGGNSQYVHPSHHAEIRRLFPQAQMQTVPNAGHWIHADCPQDFVAAIRGFLA
- the ABHD11 gene encoding sn-1-specific diacylglycerol lipase ABHD11 isoform X2 → MLRWARAWRLPVRALGPCNLSFSGVPVAHSSSGRSGAEPRSVLLSYKLLDGEAARPALVFLHGLFGSKTNFNSIAKALAQQTGRRVLTVDARNHGDSPHSPEMSYEAMSQDLQDLLPQLGLVPCVLIGHSMGGKTAMLLALQRSWWNA